In a genomic window of Nothobranchius furzeri strain GRZ-AD chromosome 14, NfurGRZ-RIMD1, whole genome shotgun sequence:
- the LOC129164974 gene encoding uncharacterized protein — protein MPGLQNYRIPKNEPVHQENSQLKEKNADLMLETKHLREQVMDLRKKLSEQLVATRNMESKWRASDTSLQKEKSERSLLQSRYTEMCLQNDKQFTEIKYLRKQLSNEVEANKMMEEKYRKSRDLAQTYHSKMAQEKFKRDVEMTVLNIGQQNLLSAMNNLEGKPSNESAGGAKLQKQQNKTLKQDFNNREAKLCYKPLKTLGHHNLSDGAQSSPKTVQLHTPLEIQKGKRKAECISYDVATALKKRPKIQLDEPRDCTKLTWNKYKEHYRSNVNMPESKKRKREDETPSADEGKTATFTTEREEYIFKKLKRNQENV, from the coding sequence ATGCCTGGACTACAAAATTATCGTATACCCAAAAACGAGCCGGTTCATCAGGAAAATTCTCAGCTTAAGGAAAAAAATGCTGATTTAATGCTTGAGACTAAACATCTGAGGGAACAAGTGATGGATCTTAGAAAAAAGCTTTCTGAACAACTGGTGGCCACCAGAAATATGGAGAGCAAATGGCGGGCGAGCGACACATCTCTGCAAAAGGAGAAATCTGAAAGGTCATTACTCCAGTCCAGATACACTGAAATGTGTCTTCAAAATGACAAGCAGTTCACGGAAATTAAATACCTCAGGAAACAACTTTCCAATGAAGTGGAGGCCAACAAAATGATGGAAGAGAAATACCGTAAGTCCAGAGATCTGGCTCAGACCTACCACAGCAAAATGGCTCAGGAAAAGTTTAAAAGAGATGTCGAGATGACCGTTTTAAACATAGGTCAACAGAATTTATTGTCTGCTATGAATAACCTCGAAGGCAAACCTTCCAATGAATCTGCCGGCGGGGCTAAGCTGCAGAAACAGCAAAACAAGACTTTGAAACAGGATTTTAACAACAGAGAGGCTAAACTGTGTTACAAGCCACTAAAAACTTTAGGCCACCACAATCTGTCAGACGGAGCGCAAAGCTCCCCCAAGACTGTCCAACTGCACACGCCATTGGAAATTCAGAAAGGTAAAAGAAAAGCAGAATGCATTTCATACGACGTGGCCACGGCACTGAAAAAGCGACCAAAGATTCAGCTAGACGAACCACGGGATTGCACCAAGCTTACCTGGAATAAGTACAAAGAGCACTACAGATCAAATGTTAATATGCCTGAGAGCAAAAAACGTAAGAGGGAAGATGAGACTCCATCTGCAGATGAAGGTAAAACAGCTACGTTTACAACTGAGAGAGaggaatacatttttaaaaaactgaagagaaaccaagAAAACGTTTAA